In the genome of Fulvivirga maritima, one region contains:
- the rlmN gene encoding 23S rRNA (adenine(2503)-C(2))-methyltransferase RlmN, translating to MIAQEEKKDIRQLNREQIKDYFVSIGEKPFRAKQVYEWLWKKSAKDFDQMTNISLETRDKLKADFIINHIAVDQMQRSDDGTIKNAVKLFDGAVVESVLIPTDTRITACISSQVGCSLDCNFCATARLKRMRNLNADEIYDQVVAIKEQSERFMNRPLTNIVFMGMGEPLLNYSNVIAAIDKITLPEGLGMSPKRITLSTVGIPKMIKKMADDEVKFNLAVSLHSAIDETRSKVMPINEKNDLDALKEALKYWYYKTKKKVTYEYVVWRGINDTEKDADALVKFCKVIPSKVNLIEYNPIDDGEFQQASEEALDIYTEKLKAADIIVNVRRSRGKDIDAACGQLANKN from the coding sequence ATGATAGCACAAGAGGAGAAAAAGGACATCAGGCAGCTCAACAGAGAGCAGATAAAGGATTACTTTGTAAGCATAGGAGAAAAGCCTTTTCGCGCCAAGCAAGTATATGAGTGGCTATGGAAAAAGTCTGCCAAAGATTTTGACCAGATGACCAATATCTCTCTGGAAACCCGAGATAAGTTAAAGGCGGATTTCATTATCAATCATATAGCTGTAGATCAGATGCAGCGCAGCGATGATGGTACTATTAAAAATGCTGTAAAACTGTTTGATGGTGCTGTGGTAGAGTCTGTGCTTATTCCTACTGACACCAGAATTACGGCTTGTATCTCCTCACAGGTAGGCTGCAGCCTGGACTGCAACTTTTGCGCTACCGCCAGACTAAAGCGCATGCGCAACCTCAATGCTGATGAAATTTATGATCAGGTAGTAGCTATTAAAGAACAAAGCGAACGCTTTATGAATCGCCCTTTGACCAATATAGTATTCATGGGAATGGGCGAACCACTGCTTAATTACAGTAATGTGATTGCTGCCATTGACAAGATCACTCTCCCTGAGGGCCTGGGTATGTCTCCAAAAAGGATTACACTTTCTACGGTAGGCATTCCTAAAATGATCAAAAAAATGGCCGATGATGAGGTGAAGTTTAATCTGGCCGTTTCATTACACTCAGCCATAGATGAAACCCGATCTAAGGTAATGCCCATTAATGAAAAAAATGACCTTGATGCGCTAAAAGAAGCTTTGAAATATTGGTACTACAAGACCAAAAAGAAAGTTACTTATGAGTATGTAGTATGGAGGGGAATTAATGACACTGAAAAAGATGCCGATGCTCTGGTAAAATTCTGTAAAGTGATCCCTTCTAAAGTAAATCTGATAGAATACAATCCTATTGATGACGGGGAGTTTCAACAAGCCTCTGAGGAAGCTCTGGATATCTACACTGAAAAATTAAAAGCAGCCGACATAATAGTAAATGTAAGAAGAAGCAGAGGTAAAGACATTGATGCCGCCTGTGGGCAGTTGGCGAATAAGAATTAA
- a CDS encoding IS4 family transposase has translation MSKNTYFYGQPIFSQLLSLIDKSVLNQIISKYQSDRYYKKLNTWHHLVSMLYCCFSGASALRELTTGLLACQNKLIHLGIQFIPRRSTLSDSNKKRSSIVFADIYMKLFKKYRHLLPDSRLRMEVLNKLYIVDSTIISLFKDILKVAGRPRKDGKSKGGIKAHVMIHAAELMPCLVRLTKGSQHDHTFLKQLQLPEGSYVVMDKGYIDYRQYAQWSHQGIFYITRMKENARYQSIDELELPEDKDFCVLKDEKVVISFKTDGQVQELQNRRIAYYDDLNNKLLVFMTNNMELEAATIAAIYKYRWQIELLFKKLKQNFPLKYFLGDNQNAIEIQIWSALICLLLMEVVRKQIKKRWAFSNMVSLVRFHLMAYVHLTRFLNNPDLELQKTIYKTNQYPLFSP, from the coding sequence ATGAGTAAAAATACATATTTCTACGGACAGCCAATCTTTTCTCAACTATTATCGCTGATAGATAAATCGGTGTTAAATCAAATAATATCAAAATACCAATCTGACAGATATTACAAGAAATTGAATACTTGGCATCACCTAGTAAGCATGTTATACTGCTGTTTCAGTGGGGCAAGTGCTCTCAGAGAGCTTACTACGGGGCTTTTGGCCTGCCAAAACAAGCTGATCCATTTAGGTATTCAATTTATACCCAGACGTTCCACTTTATCAGATAGCAACAAAAAACGCAGTAGTATAGTCTTTGCAGACATTTACATGAAATTGTTTAAAAAGTATCGGCACCTTTTGCCGGACAGCCGCTTGAGAATGGAAGTTCTCAATAAACTTTATATTGTTGATTCAACGATTATTAGTCTGTTTAAAGATATTCTCAAGGTAGCAGGACGCCCTAGAAAAGATGGCAAAAGCAAGGGAGGCATTAAAGCTCATGTAATGATTCATGCGGCAGAATTAATGCCATGTTTAGTACGGTTGACCAAGGGAAGTCAGCATGATCATACATTTTTAAAGCAATTACAACTCCCAGAAGGATCCTATGTGGTGATGGATAAAGGGTATATCGATTATAGACAATACGCACAATGGAGTCATCAAGGGATATTTTACATTACTAGAATGAAGGAAAATGCCAGATATCAATCAATAGATGAGCTAGAACTGCCTGAAGATAAAGACTTTTGTGTACTTAAGGATGAAAAAGTTGTTATCAGTTTCAAGACTGATGGACAAGTGCAAGAGCTTCAAAATAGAAGAATAGCCTATTATGATGACCTCAATAATAAATTATTAGTGTTTATGACCAATAATATGGAGTTGGAAGCAGCCACAATAGCGGCCATTTATAAATACCGATGGCAGATAGAGCTTTTATTTAAAAAGCTGAAGCAGAACTTTCCTCTCAAATATTTTCTGGGGGACAACCAAAATGCTATTGAGATCCAAATTTGGAGTGCCCTGATCTGTCTATTATTGATGGAAGTAGTCCGAAAACAGATCAAAAAAAGATGGGCCTTCTCTAATATGGTCTCATTGGTAAGGTTTCACTTGATGGCCTATGTTCACCTTACCCGCTTTCTAAACAATCCAGACCTAGAACTTCAAAAAACAATATATAAAACCAATCAATACCCTTTATTTAGTCCATAG
- a CDS encoding rhomboid family intramembrane serine protease has product MYSRGGFLDEFKNAFNRPNYSHVQLIIINVVMFVLIGLLNVIMNLAQTHVELISFIALPANVDVFITRPWTILTYMFTHVGIWHILMNMLILYWFGRILINFLGSDKLIASYVLGGLGGGVLYMLAYNLIPYFAQAVNVSILFGASAGVLAVVAAAATLVPNYTVALLFIGPVKIKYIALFYVVLSFLQSTGSNAGGEIAHLGGALVGFIYIKQIQKGTDLGNWVIRIMYFFKRLFTSSPNIKVSYKRTKQSRKSKAHTSTASSPVHSKKSDQAEIDAILDKISEKGYESLSKEEKQKLFNASNK; this is encoded by the coding sequence ATGTATAGCAGAGGTGGCTTTTTAGACGAGTTTAAAAATGCTTTTAATAGGCCTAATTATTCTCATGTTCAGCTCATTATCATAAATGTAGTAATGTTCGTGCTTATTGGTTTGCTCAATGTGATCATGAACCTGGCGCAGACACACGTAGAGCTTATAAGTTTTATAGCATTACCAGCTAATGTAGATGTATTTATAACCAGACCGTGGACAATATTGACTTATATGTTTACGCATGTAGGCATATGGCATATACTCATGAATATGCTTATTCTTTATTGGTTCGGAAGGATATTAATTAATTTCCTTGGAAGTGATAAGCTCATTGCCTCTTATGTTTTAGGAGGTTTAGGTGGTGGAGTGCTTTATATGTTGGCATATAATCTTATACCCTATTTTGCTCAGGCGGTTAATGTATCTATTTTATTTGGAGCATCTGCAGGAGTGCTTGCTGTAGTGGCAGCAGCAGCTACACTGGTGCCTAACTATACTGTAGCTCTACTATTTATAGGTCCAGTAAAGATAAAGTATATCGCTCTGTTTTATGTGGTGCTTTCATTTTTGCAATCTACAGGTAGTAATGCCGGAGGTGAGATAGCTCACTTAGGTGGCGCTTTAGTGGGCTTCATTTATATAAAGCAAATACAAAAAGGCACTGATCTGGGGAATTGGGTAATTAGGATTATGTATTTTTTCAAAAGGCTTTTTACCTCTTCTCCTAATATTAAAGTAAGCTATAAAAGAACTAAGCAGTCTAGGAAAAGCAAAGCACATACATCAACAGCTAGTAGTCCGGTTCACTCTAAAAAATCTGATCAGGCAGAAATAGATGCCATTCTGGACAAAATATCTGAAAAAGGATACGAAAGCCTTTCTAAGGAGGAAAAGCAGAAGCTTTTTAATGCGAGTAATAAGTAG
- a CDS encoding rhomboid family intramembrane serine protease: MMQRLTPVVKNLLIINVVVFLLQYLMGDMHLTEYVSLWGLQSPNFRPYQFLTYMFAHSGIFHIMFNMFGLIFLGPLLEQFWGPKRFLIFYLVTGIGAGLLYNGIEYWRVSSLQGAVDTYLEAPNADNFTRFADENKEYFNQSVFDFSNEFSKHENDPAYIQRSKDIAIGAYQSASKSGKMLGASGAVYGILMAFGLLFPNTQLMLLIPPIPIKAKYLVLILGGIALYSGLSRNPGDNVAHFAHLGGMVFAFIMIKIWQGQRNKFY; this comes from the coding sequence ATGATGCAGAGACTTACGCCGGTTGTTAAAAACCTGTTGATTATAAATGTAGTAGTTTTTTTACTTCAGTATTTAATGGGAGATATGCATCTAACGGAGTATGTCTCTCTGTGGGGGTTGCAGTCGCCTAACTTCAGGCCGTATCAATTTCTGACTTATATGTTTGCGCATTCGGGCATATTTCACATTATGTTTAATATGTTCGGGCTCATTTTTCTAGGGCCTTTGTTGGAGCAGTTTTGGGGGCCAAAAAGGTTTCTGATATTTTATCTGGTTACTGGTATAGGTGCAGGATTACTATATAATGGTATAGAATATTGGAGGGTAAGTAGCCTTCAAGGTGCTGTAGATACCTATTTAGAAGCTCCTAATGCAGATAATTTCACTCGTTTTGCTGATGAGAATAAGGAGTATTTCAATCAATCAGTATTTGATTTTTCTAATGAATTCTCTAAGCACGAAAACGATCCAGCTTATATTCAAAGAAGTAAAGATATAGCTATTGGAGCATATCAGAGTGCCTCTAAAAGCGGAAAAATGCTAGGTGCATCAGGAGCGGTATATGGTATACTTATGGCCTTCGGCTTGCTGTTTCCTAATACACAGCTTATGTTGCTCATTCCGCCCATACCTATTAAGGCAAAATATTTAGTGCTCATACTTGGAGGAATAGCCCTTTACTCCGGGCTAAGCAGAAATCCTGGCGATAACGTAGCGCACTTTGCTCACCTGGGAGGGATGGTGTTCGCTTTTATAATGATCAAAATTTGGCAGGGCCAAAGAAATAAATTTTATTAA
- the mutL gene encoding DNA mismatch repair endonuclease MutL: MPDIIRLLPDSLANQIAAGEVVQRPASAIKELLENSIDAGADEVTVIIKEAGKTMMQIMDNGKGMSETDARMSLERHATSKITKTEDLFSIRTMGFRGEALASIAAVSQMEIKTRQEGEELGTLITVEASEIKKQEPVACEKGTSICIKNLFYNVPARRNFLKSNGVEMKHIVEEFQRVALANPEVKFSLYQNDLETYSLPGGKLSQRIIGLFGKNYREQLASCSEEMAEVKIYGYIGKPEFARKTRGEQFFFVNNRFIKSNYLNHAVMNAFEGLLPEGSFPFYVLFIELDPVHVDINVHPTKTEIKFDDERTIYTLVRAAVKQALATHNITPTIDFQADINLGTKLSGGMDLTRERETIKDKNYTQFRNTESPQQKSNRDNWEKLFDQEHLGKTPSMTSMPNRHEPEENLTITFGSKVNAETPVEAENEERGKAMFQLHNKYILIQVKSGLMLVDQQAAHERILFEKYINHLKNNTGASQQSLFPQTVSLNPGDYSLVMDMQEEMSALGFKIEPFGKNDIIIKGLPADIGNANEKEIFEGLIDQFKRNKSELSIPRNENLARALARRTAIKRGARLNEEEMSGLVDQLFACSNPNYAANGQTTFHILDLNRIENFFNR, translated from the coding sequence ATGCCAGACATCATACGATTACTTCCTGATTCATTAGCCAACCAAATAGCAGCAGGAGAGGTAGTACAGCGTCCGGCATCGGCCATAAAAGAGCTTCTGGAAAACTCCATAGATGCTGGTGCGGATGAGGTCACTGTGATTATTAAAGAAGCAGGTAAAACCATGATGCAGATCATGGATAATGGAAAAGGTATGTCTGAAACTGACGCTCGAATGAGCCTGGAGAGACACGCTACTTCTAAAATTACCAAAACAGAAGATCTTTTTTCTATACGAACCATGGGCTTTCGTGGAGAGGCATTGGCTTCAATAGCTGCTGTATCTCAGATGGAGATTAAAACGCGGCAGGAAGGTGAAGAGCTGGGTACGCTGATTACTGTAGAGGCTTCTGAAATAAAAAAGCAGGAGCCTGTAGCTTGTGAAAAGGGAACGTCTATTTGCATAAAAAATCTGTTTTATAATGTGCCTGCCCGTAGGAATTTTTTGAAATCCAACGGCGTAGAAATGAAGCACATAGTTGAGGAGTTTCAAAGGGTGGCTTTGGCCAATCCGGAAGTAAAATTTTCTCTCTACCAAAATGATTTGGAAACCTATAGCTTGCCAGGCGGTAAACTGAGTCAGAGGATTATAGGCCTTTTTGGTAAAAACTACCGGGAGCAACTGGCCTCTTGTTCAGAAGAAATGGCTGAGGTGAAAATCTATGGATATATAGGTAAACCTGAGTTTGCGCGCAAAACCAGAGGGGAGCAGTTTTTCTTTGTTAATAACAGGTTTATAAAAAGTAACTACCTCAACCACGCCGTGATGAACGCCTTTGAAGGGCTGCTGCCAGAAGGAAGCTTTCCTTTTTACGTGCTTTTTATAGAGTTAGATCCCGTACATGTAGATATTAACGTTCATCCTACCAAGACAGAAATTAAGTTTGATGATGAGCGCACTATCTATACTTTGGTGAGGGCAGCGGTAAAGCAGGCGCTGGCTACTCATAACATTACGCCTACTATTGATTTTCAGGCAGATATTAATTTAGGAACCAAGCTCTCTGGCGGGATGGACCTGACAAGAGAAAGAGAGACTATAAAAGATAAGAACTATACTCAGTTTAGAAATACGGAGTCGCCCCAGCAGAAGTCTAACAGAGATAATTGGGAGAAACTGTTTGATCAGGAACACTTGGGTAAGACTCCTTCAATGACCTCTATGCCTAACAGGCATGAGCCGGAAGAGAACCTTACTATTACTTTTGGGAGTAAGGTAAACGCAGAAACACCGGTAGAGGCTGAGAATGAAGAGCGAGGTAAAGCCATGTTTCAGCTGCATAATAAGTATATCCTTATTCAGGTGAAATCAGGATTGATGTTGGTAGATCAGCAGGCAGCGCATGAGCGAATATTGTTTGAAAAATATATCAACCATCTTAAAAATAACACAGGGGCATCGCAGCAATCTCTTTTTCCTCAAACGGTGTCACTAAACCCTGGAGACTATTCCCTCGTAATGGATATGCAGGAGGAGATGTCAGCTTTAGGTTTTAAAATAGAACCTTTTGGCAAAAATGACATTATTATAAAGGGCTTGCCGGCTGATATTGGTAATGCTAATGAAAAGGAGATTTTTGAAGGACTTATAGATCAGTTTAAGAGAAATAAATCTGAGCTTTCTATTCCCCGAAATGAGAACCTGGCCAGGGCATTGGCTCGCAGAACAGCCATTAAAAGAGGGGCTCGCTTAAATGAAGAGGAGATGTCCGGGTTGGTAGATCAGTTATTTGCTTGTTCCAATCCAAATTATGCTGCTAATGGGCAAACAACTTTTCATATTTTGGATTTAAATAGGATAGAAAATTTCTTTAATAGGTAA
- a CDS encoding glycoside hydrolase family 3 N-terminal domain-containing protein, with protein sequence MFKKVFSASLLIFGLSVTGFSQNQQQEQWVDSVYQKLNLEQRIGQLFMVPAYSNGSTEHLESLEALIKKRQIGGLIFMQGSPIKQIKITNRLQCLSKTPLLIGMDMEWGAGMRIDSTLSFPRQMALGAIEKDSLIYAMGQEIAREMKILGVHLNFAPVADINNNPLNPVIGVRSFSSDKKIVSEKALAYMRGLQENGVLACAKHFPGHGDSHQDSHLTLPKIDISQERLDTLELYPFKQLMNAGVASIMTAHVDMPAITKKNEPVSLSEKAISGFLRSDLQYQGLVITDALNMKAISGKYKAGEAEMEALKAGNDILLFPENIPEALEKIKLALRKKKIRQDQFEASVKRVLRAKYRAGLTGKWQPLNTENIIRKLNKPKAKFLQNSLFENTITTVFNADSLLPIVNLDNKYFASLTIGSTGQYDDYLDKYAPVVHYKYEASSNEILFKELKSYGVIMIAVADIDPAKDNYGISKDAIDLINKLGKETQVVLNILGTPYAIPLFSNASAITCSYENNIITQQLIPEAIFGAIKTSARLPVSIKNFPIGSGATTPYLQRLGFSIPEAVGMDMDVLNKIDGIAKEAINDKATPGCQVLVAKDGKVVFQKSYGYYTYDSLRPVTKETIYDIASVTKVMASMQAFMFLEERGVIDLDKKISVYLPELKGTNKENMIWRDILTHQAGLWPYLPFWKQTTDDPTLFHQFYHKEPSSEFSYQVSDNLYTSDVMQDSLWSWVVSAKLRDKEPHVPYDYKYSDMGYYI encoded by the coding sequence ATGTTTAAAAAAGTTTTTAGCGCCTCTCTATTGATTTTTGGCTTATCGGTTACTGGCTTCTCTCAAAACCAACAACAAGAACAATGGGTAGACAGTGTCTATCAAAAACTTAATCTGGAGCAAAGAATCGGTCAGCTTTTCATGGTTCCTGCTTATTCTAATGGCAGCACCGAGCATTTAGAGAGTCTCGAAGCACTCATAAAGAAAAGACAAATTGGAGGCCTCATTTTTATGCAAGGTTCTCCTATCAAACAAATTAAAATCACTAATCGGCTGCAATGCTTATCCAAGACGCCTTTATTAATAGGTATGGATATGGAGTGGGGTGCTGGCATGCGAATAGACAGCACGCTGAGCTTTCCCAGGCAAATGGCATTAGGTGCTATAGAAAAGGATAGCCTTATTTATGCCATGGGGCAGGAAATAGCCCGAGAGATGAAAATACTAGGCGTACACCTCAATTTCGCTCCTGTAGCAGATATTAATAACAATCCGCTAAACCCGGTTATAGGCGTAAGGTCTTTTAGTAGTGACAAAAAAATAGTAAGCGAAAAAGCATTAGCTTACATGCGAGGCCTGCAGGAAAACGGCGTATTAGCTTGCGCCAAGCACTTCCCTGGCCATGGAGACTCCCATCAGGATTCTCACCTTACTCTTCCTAAAATTGATATCAGCCAGGAAAGGCTGGATACACTTGAATTATACCCTTTCAAGCAGCTGATGAACGCCGGAGTAGCCAGCATAATGACAGCACACGTAGATATGCCCGCCATCACCAAAAAGAATGAGCCTGTATCCTTATCAGAAAAGGCAATATCGGGCTTTCTGCGCTCAGACCTTCAATATCAAGGACTGGTAATTACTGATGCCTTAAACATGAAAGCTATATCTGGTAAATATAAAGCCGGAGAAGCTGAAATGGAAGCTCTGAAAGCGGGTAATGACATCTTACTATTTCCAGAAAATATTCCAGAAGCATTAGAGAAAATAAAATTAGCACTACGTAAAAAAAAGATAAGGCAAGATCAGTTTGAAGCCAGTGTTAAAAGAGTGCTAAGAGCAAAGTATAGAGCCGGACTAACAGGTAAGTGGCAACCTTTAAATACTGAGAACATCATAAGGAAGCTTAATAAACCCAAAGCCAAATTTCTACAAAACAGTCTTTTTGAAAACACTATCACTACTGTATTTAATGCAGACAGCCTGCTTCCCATTGTTAATCTAGATAATAAATATTTCGCTTCCCTTACTATAGGAAGCACCGGCCAATATGATGATTACCTTGACAAATATGCACCGGTAGTCCATTATAAATATGAAGCCTCCTCTAACGAAATATTATTTAAAGAGCTGAAATCATACGGCGTGATAATGATAGCCGTTGCAGATATAGACCCTGCAAAAGACAACTATGGGATTTCTAAAGATGCCATTGATCTTATTAACAAACTAGGGAAAGAAACGCAGGTAGTGCTTAATATTCTTGGTACACCTTACGCTATACCACTGTTTAGCAATGCTTCCGCTATTACCTGCTCTTATGAAAACAATATCATCACTCAGCAGCTAATTCCGGAAGCTATATTCGGGGCCATTAAAACCTCTGCTCGCCTTCCTGTAAGCATTAAAAACTTCCCCATTGGCAGTGGAGCTACCACGCCCTACCTCCAGCGCCTTGGCTTTTCTATACCCGAAGCCGTGGGAATGGATATGGATGTTTTAAACAAAATTGATGGTATTGCTAAAGAAGCCATCAATGATAAAGCAACCCCTGGCTGCCAGGTATTAGTAGCTAAAGACGGTAAAGTGGTTTTCCAAAAATCATATGGCTACTACACTTATGACAGCCTTAGACCTGTTACTAAAGAAACCATTTACGATATAGCCTCTGTAACTAAAGTAATGGCCAGCATGCAGGCTTTTATGTTTTTAGAAGAAAGAGGGGTAATTGACCTTGATAAAAAAATATCAGTCTACTTGCCTGAGCTTAAAGGCACCAATAAAGAAAATATGATTTGGCGAGACATCCTCACTCACCAAGCCGGACTATGGCCTTATCTACCTTTCTGGAAACAGACCACAGATGATCCTACCCTTTTTCATCAGTTTTATCATAAAGAGCCTAGCTCAGAATTTTCTTATCAGGTATCTGACAACCTGTACACCTCTGATGTGATGCAGGATAGCCTTTGGAGCTGGGTGGTAAGCGCTAAGCTGAGAGACAAAGAGCCGCACGTACCCTATGACTATAAGTATAGTGACATGGGGTACTATATATAA
- a CDS encoding serine hydrolase domain-containing protein, producing the protein MNEFLQQNFYDPMGLTTMGYLPLCNYPLSRIAPTEDDNLFRNNLVYGLVHDQGAAMSGGVAGHAGLFSNALDLAKMLQMHLQDGEYGGIRYYQEGTLERFTTQQYKTNRRGIGWDKPQMGEWNGPTSTYASAKTFGHTGFTGTAIWADPEFNLIYIFLSNRIYPDAENTKLIKNNIRTRIQDVIYESMWHYNQHIDSY; encoded by the coding sequence ATGAATGAGTTTCTTCAACAAAATTTTTATGATCCTATGGGGCTTACTACTATGGGCTACCTCCCTCTATGTAATTACCCGCTCAGCCGCATAGCTCCTACAGAAGATGACAACCTTTTCAGAAATAATCTTGTTTATGGGTTAGTACATGATCAAGGAGCCGCCATGAGCGGCGGTGTAGCCGGTCATGCAGGCTTATTTAGCAATGCACTTGACTTAGCAAAAATGCTGCAAATGCACCTTCAGGATGGTGAATATGGAGGTATCAGATATTACCAAGAGGGTACATTAGAACGATTTACTACGCAGCAATATAAAACTAACAGAAGAGGAATTGGCTGGGATAAACCGCAAATGGGAGAATGGAACGGACCTACTTCCACCTATGCTTCCGCGAAAACTTTCGGGCATACCGGATTTACCGGCACAGCTATTTGGGCAGATCCAGAATTTAACTTAATTTATATATTCTTATCTAACAGGATATACCCCGATGCTGAAAATACAAAACTTATTAAAAATAATATCCGTACAAGAATTCAGGATGTGATCTATGAATCTATGTGGCACTATAATCAACATATAGATTCATATTAA
- the bshA gene encoding N-acetyl-alpha-D-glucosaminyl L-malate synthase BshA, whose protein sequence is MKIGIVCYPTFGGSGVVATELGKALAKAGHNVHFITYSQPTRLDFFNENLFYHEVDIRSYPLFQYPPYELALASKLVDVVKYEKLEILHVHYAIPHASSAYMAKQILKTEGIDIPVVTTLHGTDITLVGKDASYAPVVTFSINASDGVTAVSEDLKKDTYEHFKITQDIEVIPNFIDLDRFKKQKKEHFKMAICPNDEPLIVHTSNFRKVKRVDDVIRIFSNIRKEIPAKLLLVGDGPERNNIEALCRQFQICDDVRFLGKLEAVEEVLSVADLFIMPSEKESFGLAALEAMACEVPVISSNAGGLPELNINGETGYMSKAGDIEDMTKNALHILDKDNLPTFKKNALARAKQFNITEIMPMYENMYQKILDKQWKNETISPKAV, encoded by the coding sequence ATGAAAATAGGAATTGTATGCTACCCTACGTTTGGTGGTAGTGGAGTGGTAGCAACAGAGCTGGGCAAAGCCTTGGCTAAAGCGGGTCATAATGTTCATTTTATAACCTATTCACAACCTACCAGGTTGGATTTTTTTAATGAGAACCTCTTCTATCATGAAGTAGATATTCGTTCTTACCCGTTATTTCAATACCCTCCTTATGAGCTGGCTCTGGCCAGTAAGTTGGTAGATGTAGTGAAATACGAGAAGCTAGAGATATTGCATGTACATTATGCTATTCCACATGCATCTTCTGCCTATATGGCTAAGCAAATACTAAAAACAGAAGGCATAGACATACCTGTAGTAACTACCCTGCACGGCACAGACATAACGCTCGTGGGTAAAGATGCTTCATACGCTCCGGTAGTTACTTTCAGCATTAATGCTTCTGATGGTGTAACAGCTGTTTCTGAAGATTTGAAGAAAGACACCTATGAGCACTTCAAAATCACTCAGGATATAGAGGTTATTCCTAATTTTATTGATCTTGACAGGTTTAAAAAGCAGAAAAAGGAACATTTTAAAATGGCCATTTGTCCTAATGATGAACCTTTAATTGTACACACTTCCAATTTCAGAAAAGTGAAGCGTGTCGATGATGTTATCAGAATATTTAGTAATATCAGGAAAGAAATACCTGCTAAATTATTGTTAGTAGGTGACGGCCCGGAAAGAAACAATATAGAAGCACTGTGCCGTCAATTTCAAATCTGTGATGACGTACGCTTTTTAGGAAAGCTAGAAGCCGTAGAAGAAGTACTTTCTGTAGCTGATCTATTTATAATGCCTTCAGAAAAAGAAAGCTTCGGACTAGCAGCGCTGGAAGCTATGGCTTGTGAAGTGCCGGTAATATCATCTAACGCTGGTGGTTTACCTGAACTAAACATCAATGGAGAAACCGGTTACATGAGTAAAGCCGGAGACATTGAAGACATGACAAAAAATGCTCTGCATATTTTAGACAAGGACAATCTGCCTACTTTCAAAAAGAATGCATTAGCAAGAGCTAAGCAGTTCAATATCACTGAAATTATGCCGATGTATGAAAATATGTATCAAAAAATACTGGACAAACAGTGGAAAAATGAAACAATTTCACCCAAAGCGGTGTAA
- a CDS encoding sterol desaturase family protein — translation MAQVESKDTKVLFNNKLIERLSRTHISIPITLFFIYSAGLLYWSVTHTALAVATTVTLFFVGLFVFTFVEYLMHRYVFHMDTYTKLRKKIQYNFHGVHHDYPKDKDRLAMPPLVSLTLATTLLLIFRLIMGDFVFGFLPGFLIGYASYLFVHYIVHAYQPPKNAFKTLWVHHAIHHYKDPERAFGVSSPFWDYIFRTMPKRGR, via the coding sequence ATGGCACAAGTAGAATCAAAAGACACTAAAGTATTATTTAACAATAAGCTCATTGAGAGGCTTTCAAGAACACATATATCTATACCTATCACCTTATTTTTCATTTATTCAGCAGGGCTGTTGTACTGGAGTGTAACCCACACAGCATTAGCAGTAGCAACTACCGTTACTTTATTCTTTGTAGGGTTGTTTGTCTTTACATTTGTTGAATATTTAATGCACCGTTATGTATTTCACATGGATACATATACTAAGCTCAGAAAAAAGATACAATACAATTTCCATGGGGTACATCATGACTATCCTAAAGATAAAGATAGATTGGCAATGCCTCCGTTGGTGAGTCTTACGCTAGCTACCACATTACTTCTAATATTCAGATTAATTATGGGAGACTTTGTATTTGGCTTCCTTCCTGGATTTTTGATTGGTTATGCCAGCTATTTGTTTGTACACTATATTGTACACGCTTATCAGCCACCAAAAAATGCATTTAAAACTTTGTGGGTGCATCATGCTATACACCACTACAAAGATCCTGAAAGAGCTTTTGGTGTATCATCTCCATTTTGGGATTACATTTTCAGAACCATGCCTAAAAGAGGAAGATAA